In Trichomycterus rosablanca isolate fTriRos1 chromosome 25, fTriRos1.hap1, whole genome shotgun sequence, the sequence TCCGGCCGAGAAGGAGCTTCATCAGGCCCGAGCAGCGGATTTTCCTGGCCGTGGTCTGCCGAGCCGGACCAGTGTTTACCCGGCGTGAGCCGCTCTCAGCGCATGGTGGTGTTCGGGGTGTGTATCTGTTTCTCCGCGCTGTGTTTCGGACTCTCGGCTCTGTACGCACCGCTGCTCCTCCTGAAGGCCAGAAAGTTCGCCTTGCTGTGGTCGCTCGGCTCTCTGTTCGCGTTGGTCGGGGCCGCGGTTCTGCGTGGACCGAGCCGGATCTTGGCTTCGCCGACTCCCGGAGCCGCGGTTTATCTGTGCTCCCTGGCCGGGACTCTGTATGCGGCCATGGGGCTCCACAGCACTCTGCTCACCGCGCTCGGAGCTTTCATCCAGATCGGAGCTATAGTGGGATACGTGGTGTCTCTAGTGCCGGGTGGCAGCGCTGGCATGAAGTTCATGGGTGGCATGTTGACTTCGGCCATAAAGAGAACAGTCACTGGCAAGACCATGCCAATCTAAGAACAGCCACAGAACAGTTTAATACCTGCTTTAATGTGATCTAAAGAACATGCCAATACACAAATAGCACTGGCATGAAGTTTTGGGGTGGCATAAAATGAAGAGTCGCTGACAAAGACCATGCCAATCTGAGAACAGCTTTTGGATCTGTGTGTTTGATTAATTCTGTAATTATTTTCTTATTCACAGCTCAGTAATAACCTAAGAAGAGCGACGGGCGAGACCAGGTCTTTCTGGGAACAGCACTGACCCACATCAGCTGTCAAACCACACCAATCAAACCTTGAGGGCAAATTTCCTCAGTTTCCCAGACTTGTTGTGTTGTGAGATCAGACTGTTATTAACATGTTAAAATAGGTGAAAAGGCTTTCGGAATATGTTCACTCCTGGTTATTTCATCACACTTGGAACTGTAATTGATTTGCATCTCAGTAGCCTGAAATCACACACATGCTGCATCAGTTCTATCCAAAACTCTTCTTGTTtctgcattaataataatacgttttaaatgtttttaattttcctGAACTCATAAAAGGTCCTAATTATGAACCACATCTAGGTCTGCATGTGGCGGAAGCTTAGAGTTTGACCGAATACATTCCAAGCAATTGGGCcctacagtggcaacttggtggtggtggggtctgaAGCAGCAACCTTCTCAACACTACTCCACCACCTCCACCTTGATAGTCGATCAGTTCTGAGGAAAAGCTGTACATTGTTACTATATTAAGACGGAATAAAGGACCAAATGATTTAGTACTCATGATCTTAAGGACAACTGTAACTTGCACATAACAATTGGTACGTTTGTAAATAAACATGGAATTAAAAAGCACACTGGTGGTCTCATTTGAAGgactttttgtttcttttttacctTCACGATGCAAGGCGCCTGGCTGGCTAGCAGTACTAGGCTGCGTTCACAAGCACATTTTTGACATTAGTCTGAAAATGCATATCTAAGACTCCACTGTGGTTGTATGAGTGCATTTGACCTCAAAATACCCTAAAAAGTTAGGACCCTaattagagatggaccgatcggggtttttggcaccgattccgatctcctttcagggacgtcggccgatagccgattccgatcggggggggatCGGAAATTACtgctaaatttatttaaattagcagtaaataaattatttactgctaatttattattagcagtaaataaacttaaagagcctcacagtaaagataaacagtgcccgcgtgtgtgtgtttgtgcctttagaagagacgctttgttcacagtatcgctataagtgattcattgattcatgagttgattcgtttttatgtgaagcgtaagtttctcttctcagttatctctccgtgttcactgttattaattaaatgtcgtggttttaaataaacaccaactactacagaacattctgtgtgactctcttacattaaaaagcttcattaaactgttattagcacagatctgtaaccgagtcagactcgttccgtctaaggagctaaaagttttctaaaagttcagcagatgatcctgaactaacgaatttggtaatgaataaacttttgcctctgattggctctgtaacgttttctgttctcatctacatcacaagtaagaaccgcttacgatttaccaaagtgaaccaggagtttatataacgtgctgatagaatcgactcagatgtgaccgggttgaattatctttttaaagtaaatattacaatcagcaaaattacatcgtaagagctttcacgatggtttctgtacgatggttgatgaatggtgatgtgatggttggtgcttcgtagctcaaagtctggatcgatccactgagctgttaacttaacgtggtctttatagatcacacgatcggatcggctacttttaggaaatatcgccgatcgcatattttgattaaaaatcggccgataccgattcgtagccgatcgatcgtcccatctctaaccCTAATGGTATGTTTGGGTACTATGTAGTCAAGTACAAATAGTCGAAAGTCAAACTTTGTGTTGACATAGATGCTCGTtccatttttggacgtggtgtcattaaacccctcgtcattTATAgcgacaaaacgtagtttgggagaccagacagactcgtctgagatgcctcacggtgatagatggtgtagtgcgTCACCCCCTATTGCCGATTTTGGCATTAAGGAATGGCGGGCTAGAAATTCACTGCCTTGTTAATGCCACTTAGACTCTGTTAAAACAGAGGGACAATAAACCCCTTTACAGAGGGACAATAGAAAGCATCCTGACccactgcatcactgtctggtacGTCAGCTGCTCTGCTTCAAACTTCATGCTGGACCCATCTCACCCATCTCTTCTGGTAGGAGGCTGCAGAGCATCTGGGCCAGATCCTCCAGACTGTGCACAGTCCATCAGGGCAATGAACTCCCTCCACTTTTAGGGTGCACGTGCTAGTGTGTAGTTCTCCTCGGCCAGTTTGGGTTTGATGCACGTGGTCAcagaagtgtgtgtttgtgctaatCTGTTAACTCTAAACTTCTTTTCATTTCATGAGTAAAAGCAGAAGAAAGGAGACAAAGTGGTTTGATATAAATGTTGCACAAACTTCTATTCCAGTTTCATACAAAATGCACAAAACAATATGAATCTTTCGACAAACTGTACACGTCGAAACAAAGTCCCGCAGCCCACGTGAGTCGGGAATCGGCTGGTAAACGTCACGATTCTTTTCTTCATTATGTTACATAAAATTAAACAGAGAGGGTCGCTGGGAGAACCAAACGTTAAAAAGTCCGGTCTGAAGTTCCGCTCGCTGGTTTGGGACCGGTGCAGATAGTGCGCTTTTAAACGGCATCTTCAGGGCTCACACGTTTTATCCCTCGCATCTTGAAGAGGATCATCAAGAACCCCAAAACCGACGCGGTTCGAGCAGACATCCGAAGCCGAATCACAGCTCGCAAGCCTCAACCAATCGGAAGTGCCCGTCACAGTCAGTGCAGCCAATCGACACAAAGAGAATGGATGTCGGAGCCAGAGCTGATGTAGTAGGTGTGGACGGCTCTTTTGGTCCTGGTTTAATCCGCAGCACCCCCACACGGTCCTGAGGGGAAGGGAGAAGGAAGCCGTGACTGTGACTACCGCCCTCGTCCTCCTCTCGGCCCGCCACGCCCACCGCGGTTCCAACCTCCTCTACCTCCCCTGGACTGAGGAGGACCGTATCCCATGTCCTCGCGAGGCTGAGGCCGACCTGCAGAAGAAAGATGGAGAGCAGGAGAGTTACGACACCTTTATAATACCGTGTACAGTACGTTATGTCACTACCAGTTTTAGGGTGGCGTGGTGGTGCGCCACCTGACTTCCAGTTAATGGCTTCaggaagtttggcatgttcttcctgcATCTAAATGGATTTTCTTGCAACTCtgtcttttggactgtgggaggaaaccggagctcccggaggaaactcacgcagacacggggagaacatgcaaactccacacggaaaggatcCAGGACCTTCTAAGCAAGCGCTATAAAGACATGAGGAAAAGCgccaaagccctgacctcagcgcCACTgtacagctctggaatgaaccggaacgtcaACTGAGACTTTTCTTGACCTCTTTTGattatgggcacaaatccccacagacatactacaaGACTGGTTGTTATCCCGTATTTAATACCAtgtttttgaaacaggatgtcggacaagctcatggtcaggtgtccaaatacttttggctgtatagtaaTAGTGAGCTTCTCACCTGCTGCTCGGTCCTCAGGTCCCGCTCCCGCTCCCGGTGAGTCCATGTCTCCGGTACCGGGGCCGTCGTGCCAGGGTCGTTTACGGGGCGGCAGTGAGGCCATGTCCATTCCCTGTAATGATGTAGAGCGCTCTCTACTGGCTGAGGGACTGTCGTGCATGCTGTGGTCTCCTCGCTGGCCGTCTCGATAGCTGTCgtgaactgcacacacacacacatcgtgTACACCCTTGAGTACGACTTTTCCAAtgcatcaaataaaaataaaaacctcagCTTCacgctgtctgtctgtctagcaaAAAATCCTCAACCTTCCCCCCTATCTGCTGATGTTATTATTTTACCCCTCACTGAGGTTCTAACCTGGGTCTCACCCTCCCTCCCAACCCTCCTGGCTTCTTCCTCCTTCATACTGAGACAGATATTCATCAGGAGTTGGCAGAAGCCCCTTTCTTCCAGCACCACCTGAGAGATACGGCATGCTTTAAACACGGAACCTGGCGCCGTAGGGGACAAATACTGACCTCCGCGAGGCGGCCCTCCTCTCGGCCTCCCACGGCCGCCGTTTCCCCAGCCCTGGCCCATCTCTTCCTGCCCGTCGAAGCTCTGGTCTTCTCCGTATTTGTCCTGGTAGCCTCCTCGGCTCCCGCGCCCGCTCATACTGGATCTCCTGAAACTACAAAAACACGCCCGAGTTAAGAGTCGGAACCAGTTTCGCTGACGTGTCGTCCTTTGTGCTGTATTGTACTTACGGGTCGTCCGAATACGAGGTTCTTCTCGGCCTCTGGTCAAACTCCTCCTCCTCAAACCCCTCGTACCTGCGAGAACATACCAAATGtctgattaaatacatactaaGCATTATTACTATGGATACAtattaacaaaacaaacagcACTTGTGGTTTAAGAAATAATACAGTGTTAAAACGATTCCTTAATCAacctgcaaaacaaaatataatctGTGCTAAATTCaactcctggtcagggtcgtggtggctCATTGCTTTCACCAGGAAactctgggcacaaggcaggaatgaTGGTGACTGATACAATGCaagcagttaagggttaagggccttgctcagggacccaacactgCCAACTTGGTAAAGGTCAGGCTTGGGACCacgagtccagtaccttaaccattaagcCTCCCTGATGAGTACGAGCACATTTTGCCCTGATAATTCTGGAATCATTATCCTGAGTCGGGACGAACCTGTCGTAATCGTCGTCGTGGTTTTCCCACTGCCCTCCAGAACCCCCTCTGTGGCCCCGGGGCTCGCCGTGATACTCCGGTCTGTCCGGTCTTCTCCAGTTTTCCTGGTAGCCTCCGTCCTCACCCCAGTACTGACCCCCTCCGTCTGAGCCCTGGTGCTCGGAAGGAGGTCCCATGTGGTGGTTCGGGGGTCCCCGAGGACCATCTGTCACAAAAATGAATCACAAAACATTCATGAAGAGCGTCCttaaattttactttatttatttatatgaacTTGAGGTGCAATGAGAGCTTGATTTGTTTGGCCCACTggacatacttttggccatatattgtacaTTTCTTGATAAAAAAGGGTGAAATATGCTCCACCATTCTGCCCTACCTTTGCCACTGGGTCCTTGCTGTCCCATGCCATGCATCATAGCCTGGGGCCCCGAGTTCTGTCCCTGAAAAGCAAACATGGACGTTTGTATCAGCGCTGCATTGTTTTCCAACACGAGACAGTCAATCACCGATAGAGCTGAAGTTTCATCACCTGGTTGAACTGCCCCCTGTTTCCATCGCCCATGTGCATCGGCTTGCCCTGCTGCATGTACTGAGGATGCCCCTGCATGTTCCCCGGGGGGCCCTGCATATTATTCGGCGGGCCCTGCATGTTATTCGGGGGTCCGTGCATCCCTCCCGGGGGCGGCCCCATCCCGTGCATGTTGCCCATGCCTTGCATATTGCCGTGATTTCTGGACGGAGGACCCATCATGCCACTTTGCGGGGGCCCCTGTGGGCCCATCATGTTCCCGTGGGGCGCCGGCCCCCTTACGTCTTGATGCATCATGTTCCCCTGCTGTGGCCCTTGTCCACGAGTCGGGGGTCCCATCATACCTCCTGCAGGAGGCCCCGGAGAGGGCCCCTGCATACCCCTGGGTCCCGGCGGCATGCCGTGAGGCGCCATGTTTCTGGGCGGTCCGGGGTGGCGCGGAGGTCCGTGCATGTCCGGTGGCCCCATCATGCCCTGCTGAGGAGGAGGGCCCTGGTGATGCTGTGGCCCTGGAGGTCCCTGGGGCATGAAGTGGCCTGGCATGCTGCCGGGACCCATGTTGGGAGGCATCTGCTGGGAAGGCATGGACTGAGGGAAGCCTTGTGGTGGTGCTGCCATGGAGCCACCCTGGCCTGGGAAGGAGGGCATGGAGCCTGGTTGGCCTCCGGGTGTTGGCATGTTCAGATCTTGCATCTGTGCCATCTTCATTTGCTGCCGGAAAACAAGAACAGAGGAATTACTGGCGCtcgtttgtatttattattaagacGAGGGCACAGAATGGGCAGCTGAGGGGGTGCGGTGGCGTACCTCCAGCAGCATGGGGTTCGTGTACTGCAAAGCCGCCATCTCCTGCTCGATCTCAGCCTGAGTCTTCTTCTTGCCGTCTATCTTCTCGTCCTTTCTTTCCTTGGGCATTTCACCAGGAGCCATAGTTGGTACCTTGTTCTCTGCCCATGCCTACAAACAAAACGGCATTGATTAGATACTAGGAGGGTACATTTTGGGCATTGACAGAAGGCCGTGCCCACTTTCTAATCTGGTCTTTTTCAACCCAGCAGCCTTTAGTGGCCAATTCAGTCCACTGCAGAAatggccaattatgcccactagggGGCACCCAGTGAACCGGTAGCatcaaacgcccccttgtggaggctttatgaaTGCAGAATCTATACAAGCTGAGACTGACGTACCTGCTGGAACTGAGCAGGAATGGGTTTTGCATAGGGAACCTTCTTCATGGGAGGTTTCTTCAGGTCCCTCTGCATCACCTCCTCCATTCCCCAGTCCAGTCCTGGGATGCTCATCTCTGCCTCTGGAACGGTCTCTTTATCTGAGGGTGACACGGATCACATGTTAGTGCTCCAAAATGCATGTGGAAGGTGGATTGGGTGCTTTAAATTGCTCCAGATGGGAGTACAAGACtgaatgtctgtgtgtctgtgtgtgtgtgtgtgtgtgttgccccgTCCAGGTTGCAGTAACTACAGTATGTATTATGTTACATTTTGCCCCAGTATCAGAAGTGTGTGAGGTCGCGGCTCTTACCGCTTTGTTCCTGCTCCATGGCTGCTTTCAGCTGCTCTGGAATTCCCATCCCAGGAATGGTAGCCAGACTGTTGGGCTCCAGGTCATCTGTAAATCACCAAAACACAACGTTCAACATCCAAACCCGAGAGGTTCGCTGATCACACTGCGGCTACACGCGGTCCTCCGTCACTCACCGTACTCCACGCCGTCTTCCGACATCCCCGGTAACAGATTCAGGTTGTACCGGTCGCGCATCTTATCTCCCGGTCGATTCCGCGTCCAGAATTTGctaaaaacaacaatatacGCTTAAATACATTCAACTAATGGTCAGAATCCTTTTTCAGCTGGACCGGACGTAAAGGAAGCAACTTTAACACACCTGGTGTGGTCGTTGGACCCCGAGCACAAGATGTGGCCGAGCGGGTGCCAGGCTAAGCTCCAGATCATGCCTTCGTGTGCCAGCTCCATGCCACCCACCTCTTTCTCCACCCTGCCAAAAAATAATACAGCTggtcattatactgtacaccccAGGTACTTGAACTTACTCACATAGAATCCAAGACTAACTGATTACAGTGTATGGACacactaaatggacaaaagtatgtggacacctgacatccAATTCCCAAATTAtctgcatttatattaaatTGCTCCGTTTTTcctttgtagctttaatatcatccagTCTTCTTGGAGGCTtttctacaagactttggagtgcgtctgtgggaatttgactGTTTGACATTCGGTAAATAGAGTCAGTAAGGTCAGGTGCTGATGTTGGAAGAGAATCCCGAAAGTGTTGAGTCGGGTTGAGACCTGGGTTTTGTGCTTAGGGACAATCATGCTGAGACACAAAGGggattccctaaactgttgccacaatgttaaaGGATATAATTTaccttatattatttttttacacaccTAAAAAAATTCaatcattaggaggggtgtccacatacttttggccatatatgaTATGTATGATACGGCTTTAACAGCTTGAACTGCTCCTGAAACGTGTTCTGTATTTAAGGTGGAGTGACCAGCACGTACCCCACATGCCAGAACAGCAGCGATCCGTCCGAGCCCCCGCTGGCGAACAGGCCCTCGTGAACAGGGTGCCAGGCCACCGCTAAAACCGAGCACAGAGCAGAACGTCAGATAACGCCACACCTACACGCGTACCTGTACCAGCACACAGCAGAACCGGCGACGGTCTCTCACCTGTCGACTCCTTCTTGTGGCCTCTGAAAACCTGCAGCTCCTCCTTCAGGTTTCGGATGTCGAACAGTTTGCACAAGTGGTCTCGAGACGCCGTCAGCAGCCAGTTACCGTTCAGGTTCCACTTCACCTCCATCACGGTGTTTTTATGGGCGTGTCTGAGATGCAGAAGGAAAACCAGTAAGAGATGAGACGGCAGTGATGGTTTACAAATATCACAAGCTACGTGTGTTCTTAAGTGCCCTCCAGAGTCCAAAACATCTTATTAATTATGGTTTATTCATTTGAACAcatcctagtcagggttgcagtgtgtCAGTAGCCAGCCAGAAACACTTGTGACCTGTAGGCTTGCGTCCCCCCTGATAAACTCACAAGGTTGCCAGACTCTGGCCGGTCTTCGGATCCCAGAACTTGATGGGCTGTTGGCTGTCTTTGCTGCCCGAAACCACCAAGCCTTTGGTGGGATGCCAGTCGACACATTTGACGTCTGCACCGTGGCCTGAAAAGAAAACCCCAACATATTTAACGGCACGCCCAACGTCCATCCAACCTCAGAGAACTGTAAACATGATGACATGTCAGGCGGGATATTTATAGCATATACAGTCTTAGGCAAAAGTTTTGAGACGCCTGTTTAAATTCCATGGTTTGTTGATTTTCTATGTTATAACAAGTTAAAATCCTTTTcttcaatatttacattttacattatttagctGCCACTTTAagaattaagggttaagggccttgctcaagggcccaacagtgacaacctggcgaccttctgcttactagtccagtaccttaaccgctagactatAACTGCCCATAAATGACATTTAGCcgccacttttatccaaagcaatgtACAGTTGTAATTAAGCAATACAATGTAAGAAATTCAGTGctaggggccttgcttaagggcccaacagaggcaactttGCAGCTgtgggggcttgaaccagccaccttttGATATCTAATCCAGAAACTTAACTTCTGAGCCaccaccacagcagatctggccCGCACACCAGATTTTTTACACCGgatacccttcctgacacaaccctcccgtttctatccaggcttgggaccatgAGCATTATAATAACATGAGCGGGAGTTTGTTTCCTTTAGAGGACGAGTTTGCACACACCAAAGTGAAACCTTTAGACTTTGCATTGAGGCACTGGGAGTTCAAAGTGTCCTGTTTACTATGTGAGTGATCACCACGGACAACCGACGTTTCCCTGTACTGGGaaaatatatagaaatataaTCATAATGAAAGTATATCTAAAGAATCTGTAAAGAAGTGATAAACCTGCAAAATATTTAATCCATTTGCAACACTTTCAGCTGAGGAAATTTATGGTCGTGTCTGGCCAGTATACTTGAGTAGCTGATGTGCAATCAGAGGCTTGTTACTACGTCTGCAGTCTCTAAGTCCATGCAAAGCTCATGTAACTGTGGACAcccgtgttccagcagcttctaattcatgacGGACCATCAAGAACAGTTTCCTCTTAGCATAAAGTGAAGGTTTGCATTTACATTGCAGCCAAGCCAAGACACCACTATTTCATGTGCTTAataatgggcacagagaagtcagcaacTGTCCTGAACTATGAACGCTAATAAGGAATTGTGTGTTCGTATTACAAAGATAAATGACTTTCTAGATCATCGAATTATTAATGTAAGTTACTGTATGCAGCAGTTTTTCCTCTCATGAAACAAAAGTTGTTTAAGGAACTAAAATTCATGAAGGTTTTAGACACATCAGCTCATGTTGCCATGATTATTTGCCAGATTCTTTGTGCCAGCTTTAAATCcccttaaataattaaaaaactgaATTAAGAATGTATTatgtgggtgctcaggtggcgaagTGGTGACTCAGGTCTGATTCAGTCCTACAGTCACAGTTTTAGGGTTTGTAACTTTACACACATCCCAACCCAAGGCTTAGAGCTGATTTTTCTAGCGGAAATTTCCACTCAATAGGAGCGTTTTCCTTTTTCCAAATTTAAAAGTAGGaaattgggtggcacggtgggttagtgggtagcactgccgcctcacagcaagaaggtcctgggtttgattcccaggtggagcgatccaagccctttctgtgtggagtgtgcatgttctccctgtgtctgtgtgggtttcctcccacagtccaaaaatatgcaagtgaggtgaactggagacactaaattatccatgactgtgtttgacattaaacttgtgaactgatgaatcttgtgtaacgaataactaccgtttctgtcatgaatggaacctgtttgtaaaaaaaaaaaaaaacatgttaaaatcctaataaataaataaagtaggaAATTCCTAGCTACCAGTTTAAATGCAGAAAGTCTGACTAGTTTGTTGTTTGTCTAACTCAAAATCAATTGGTCATTAGTACAAAAATCCAACACTGAATTACTAACGCTGTTATTTAAGCGAAATCACAGCTGTAAAGCAGATCACGGCCCTCAAAATATCAGAGAGGGGTCCAGAATGAACTGATAAATAAGACGGGACGAGATATTTATGAATAAGCTACATAAAGTTTAGGACGGGGCACCAGCAGCCAGCGTTACAGACTAATTAAAAAGGTGACTTTTCTTAACATAACAGATTTTAAAAGAACTGATACTTCACtgatcactttatttatttactaagattttaaggtcatgacagaacaggacaggtagtaacaggttacccatgattcatcacaTCAAGTccaatgtcgaacacagtcacagccaattgtgtatctcgtctttgtactgtaggaggaaacccacacagacacgtggaaaacatgcaaactccacccgggaatcgaacccaggaccacctcAATGTGaggcgtgagtgctacccaccaagccaccccaaAAAGACTGTTGGGTTTAAAGCAAAGATCACTGACGAAACCCACTGATCAAACAGTGTTAAGTGGGGTCTAAACGCCAGGTAGATATTTGACAGCTAGAAAGCTGTTACTGTTATGCCTTACGCCAGGGTTTGGACGATGCTTCTCTGCTTGGTGATGCACTTAGTGTTACTAATAACAATTTAAGGTAGATGGAATTTACAGTATTATTACATTCTAGTTGTTTTTTATGCATATCCCAGGttgtttggaggctggggtcagTGATTGCACACTACGTCTAGAGGCGAAAGGGGTTAGGGCCATGCACAggggcagagctgggattcaaactcacaatCTCCCACAACTGATAGCCCTACAAGGTTACCACTGTGCACTATCACTTATTTGCAGAATTTAACATATTTGAGGGGAAATGGCTTGTGCAAAAGTTCCAGCAACGTTTAGAGTTCGTTTCCTTTAGGGGGAGAGagagtttttcaaaccctgggttgtGACTTTTGggtgggtcacagagaaaaataataattaaatcaacacATTTTAACAGCAACAAACATGAAATGAACCTGTAAACAACTACCCCCTTGTTGAGGCTTCACgtcacatcttgtaaaccacagtgggaccagattgccaccatttttattcattaagtTTATGTTTTGTGTTGTGAAGGAGGACATCTAGAGGACGATCCATCACCCCGAAAATGAACAAACTGCCGAATCAGACTTTTGTGTAGGACTGtatgtaaagtgtgtaaatcgAGCGTGCACGTACCTCTCAGAATTCTCTCCTCGTGGCAGCGCAGGAAGTCCCAGATGCGCACGGTTCCGTCGTCAGAGCAAGTGGCAAATTTATTATCCGTAGGAGAGAAACTGAAGACATAGCAGGGGAGAAAGCAACAATGAAGGACAACACAGCACCCCTGACCTGTTTCTGTATCCCTGTAATGAACGATGCTCGACCTCTGACTTTACTCTGATCTGCTTACTCAAACATCCAACGACTGAAGACTTTAAAGCATCAACATCCTCAAAAACTCCAAAAAAAAGGTGTTTA encodes:
- the sft2d3 gene encoding vesicle transport protein SFT2C, which produces MADLNRQLQEYLSHSKSGNKSISQSSSSTAINIDEADTAVPGSWFGRWSSPFSGREGASSGPSSGFSWPWSAEPDQCLPGVSRSQRMVVFGVCICFSALCFGLSALYAPLLLLKARKFALLWSLGSLFALVGAAVLRGPSRILASPTPGAAVYLCSLAGTLYAAMGLHSTLLTALGAFIQIGAIVGYVVSLVPGGSAGMKFMGGMLTSAIKRTVTGKTMPI
- the wdr33 gene encoding pre-mRNA 3' end processing protein WDR33, coding for MATEIGSPPRFFHMPRFQHQAPRQLFYKRPDFAQQQAMQQLTFDGKRMRKAVNRKTIDYNPSVIRYLENRLWQRDHRDLRAVQPDAGCFNDLVPPIGMLNNPMNAVTSKFVRTSTNKVKCPVFVVRWTPEGRRLVTGASSGEFTLWNGLTFNFETILQAHDSPVRAMTWSHNDMWMLTADHGGYVKYWQSNMNNVKMFQAHKEAIREASFSPTDNKFATCSDDGTVRIWDFLRCHEERILRGHGADVKCVDWHPTKGLVVSGSKDSQQPIKFWDPKTGQSLATLHAHKNTVMEVKWNLNGNWLLTASRDHLCKLFDIRNLKEELQVFRGHKKESTAVAWHPVHEGLFASGGSDGSLLFWHVGVEKEVGGMELAHEGMIWSLAWHPLGHILCSGSNDHTSKFWTRNRPGDKMRDRYNLNLLPGMSEDGVEYDDLEPNSLATIPGMGIPEQLKAAMEQEQSDKETVPEAEMSIPGLDWGMEEVMQRDLKKPPMKKVPYAKPIPAQFQQAWAENKVPTMAPGEMPKERKDEKIDGKKKTQAEIEQEMAALQYTNPMLLEQMKMAQMQDLNMPTPGGQPGSMPSFPGQGGSMAAPPQGFPQSMPSQQMPPNMGPGSMPGHFMPQGPPGPQHHQGPPPQQGMMGPPDMHGPPRHPGPPRNMAPHGMPPGPRGMQGPSPGPPAGGMMGPPTRGQGPQQGNMMHQDVRGPAPHGNMMGPQGPPQSGMMGPPSRNHGNMQGMGNMHGMGPPPGGMHGPPNNMQGPPNNMQGPPGNMQGHPQYMQQGKPMHMGDGNRGQFNQGQNSGPQAMMHGMGQQGPSGKDGPRGPPNHHMGPPSEHQGSDGGGQYWGEDGGYQENWRRPDRPEYHGEPRGHRGGSGGQWENHDDDYDRYEGFEEEEFDQRPRRTSYSDDPFRRSSMSGRGSRGGYQDKYGEDQSFDGQEEMGQGWGNGGRGRPRGGPPRGVHDSYRDGQRGDHSMHDSPSASRERSTSLQGMDMASLPPRKRPWHDGPGTGDMDSPGAGAGPEDRAAGRPQPREDMGYGPPQSRGGRGGWNRGGRGGPRGGRGR